A single genomic interval of Anopheles darlingi chromosome X, idAnoDarlMG_H_01, whole genome shotgun sequence harbors:
- the LOC125948219 gene encoding bromodomain-containing protein DDB_G0280777-like isoform X1 produces the protein MLYLEDYLEMIEHLPQELRDRFTEMREMDLAVQNNSDTLAKRAKALFTQCRHNELSTDEADSEFANIRNEYYRVLEDADEKVQLAGQMYDLVDRYLRRLDTELYKFKCELEADHNGITEILEKRSLELDNTTSNGNTIQKENRFYDAHGPITPSSANRVDSRHKVKSEKRRNSHASSGFGSFEKRVAATSTPLSIGPSPAGSNSSSSTITTPNVLNPSPGGSVAYNLQTFGAGNAIAAAASQAIAQTQQMQQGRRTASLKASYEAIGAAGSHELLINSELAGATHNAIQAVERESNAFSNQRRQKKKNPNNTVSTGALQMQQPLTPQPAPLHQPTTLLPQQQQSIQLEQATTQHQQQLLPTHQHQPQLATNVSTVPSSVGSAVQLQVQPHSKATSHNMPLPHSTQMQQLSLQQQQLLQKAQPLTQGQLPQQPPQLQQQQMKQQSRNLSQQHQLTQPHTVGESLTQSLTQPLPQIRKLPYVPGTAPAKPHQLRQELQQQLLRQQKQIKIPGGPLESESSSLVPQQQSQLSQQQVPNPPQQHLHVQLAQPHVKLQQKPHKQQPIQFQPQQQQQTSNLSSVQSSLTQTQQHLPQTVHQVQQNSQPQMQPISNQQHLPLTQQQQQLKPHHMVKDGKEYFIVQSRALQHQQRVIAVALPKHLQTQHVKKQEQQLQQQHIHQNISQLGCTSSSYQTQQQQQSSTHLLQPQTQQLAMQQQQSVQVGQNLQEQQPHGQIVQPQQQQVAQTSHSITSTAYSQMQQLPSPSTSQLQQHQAVGQTSLLGQQSSGLSSMSSIDTLDPMASASLETIDSGIPLEPESEWSYDPNEPRYCICNQVSYGDMVACDNEGCPFEWFHYPCVNITSSPKGKWYCPQCSTSMKRRGSRKN, from the exons ATGTTGTACCTTGAGGATTACCTGGAGA TGATAGAACATTTGCCGCAGGAGCTACGGGACCGGTTTACAGAGATGCGAGAGATGGATCTTGCCGTTCAAA ATAACAGCGACACCTTGGCAAAACGTGCAAAGGCATTATTCACACAATGTCGTCACAACGAGCTGTCCACCGACGAGGCAGACTCTGAGTTCGCCAATATCAGAAACGAGTATTATCGTGTATTGGAAGATGCCGATGAAAAGGTTCAACTGGCAGGTCAAATGTATGATCTGGTTGACAGGTATTTGCGTCGCCTTGATACTGAGCTTTATAAGTTCAAGTGTGAGCTAGAAGCAGATCACAACGGTATTACTGAAATACTGGAGAAACGGTCGCTTGAGCTAGATAATACTACCAGCAATGGAAACACAATTCAGAAGGAGAACCGATTCTATGACGCTCACGGTCCGATCACCCCATCGTCGGCAAATCGTGTCGATAGTCGCCATAAAGTGAAATCAGAAAAGCGTCGTAATAGCCATGCTTCCTCCGGGTTTGGTTCTTTCGAAAAGCGTGTTGCTGCAACCTCTACACCATTAAGTATTGGCCCATCGCCTGCTGGTTCGAATAGTTCGAGTTCGACTATCACCACCCCCAATGTATTGAATCCATCGCCAGGTGGATCCGTGGCGTACAATTTGCAGACTTTTGGTGCTGGAAATgctattgcagcagcagcatctcaagCAATTGCTCAAACTCAACAAATGCAACAAGGAAGGCGTACCGCAAGTTTAAAGGCGTCCTACGAGGCAATCGGAGCTGCTGGATCTCATGAATTACTGATTAATAGCGAATTGGCTGGTGCAACTCATAATGCAATACAAGCAGTTGAGCGAGAATCGAATGCCTTCTCAAACCAGCGCCgtcaaaaaaagaaaaatcctaACAACACAG TTTCGACAGGAGCTCTTCAAATGCAGCAGCCATTGACTCCTCAACCAGCACCATTACATCAGCCTACGACTCTattaccacaacaacaacaatcaattcAACTGGAGCAAGCAACaactcaacatcaacaacaattgcTTCCcacacatcagcatcaaccCCAGTTAGCAACAAATGTCTCAACGGTACCATCATCAGTTGGCTCAGCAGTGCAGTTGCAAGTTCAACCACATTCAAAAGCGACATCTCATAATATGCCGTTGCCTCACTCGACACAAATGCAACAATTGtctctacagcagcagcagctgctgcaaaaaGCACAGCCACTTACTCAGGGGCAGCTTCCGCAACAACCGCCCCaattacaacaacagcaaatgaAGCAGCAGTCGCGTAATttgtcgcagcagcatcagcttaCCCAGCCCCATACGGTTGGTGAATCGTTGACACAATCATTGACACAGCCACTTCCACAAATACGGAAATTACCATATGTGCCAGGCACTGCCCCAGCGAAACCGCACCAGTTGCGACAAGAACTTCAACAACAGCTGTTGCGACAGCAGAAACAGATAAAGATTCCAGGTGGACCTTTGGAGTCGGAATCGTCCTCGTTggtgccgcagcagcaatcacaatTGTCGCAACAGCAGGTACCAAATCCGCCGCAACAGCATCTGCATGTTCAGTTAGCACAACCACATGTTAAGCTGCAACAAAAACCTCATAAGCAACAACCAATCCAGTTtcaaccacaacagcaacagcagacttCGAATTTATCGTCCGTTCAATCATCACTCACACAAACTCAGCAGCATCTGCCACAAACGGTTCACCAGGTACAACAGAACTCGCAACCACAAATGCAACCGATATCGAACCAGCAGCATCTACCGttaacacagcagcagcagcaattgaaaCCGCATCATATGGTAAAAGATGGAAAGGAGTATTTCATAGTTCAGAGTCGAGCattgcagcaccaacaacgagTGATAGCTGTGGCTTTACCGAAGCATCTCCAAACACAACATGTCAAAAAACAAgagcagcaactgcaacagcagcatataCATCAGAATATTTCTCAACTGGGCTGTACCTCGTCATCGTATCagactcagcagcagcaacagtcctCAACACATTTGCTACAACCGCAAACGCAGCAGTTGGcaatgcaacagcaacagtctgTACAGGTTGGGCAAAACCTGCAGGAACAACAACCACATGGTCAGATTGTtcagccgcaacagcaacaagttgCGCAAACATCTCATTCAATTACATCGACTGCATACTCACAAATGCAACAATTGCCAAGTCCAAGTACATCGCAATTACAACAGCATCAGGCAGTAGGACAAACGTCGTTGCTTGGCCAACAAAGCAGTGGATTAAGCTCTATGTCTTCGATTGATACACTAGATCCTATGGCTAGTGCATCACTGGAAACCATTGATTCCGGAATTCCATTGGAACCGGAGAGCGAGTGGTCGTACGATCCGAATGAGCCGCGCTACTGCATCTGCAATCAGGTTTCATACGGAGATATGGTGGCTTGTGATAATGAAGGG TGTCCATTTGAATGGTTCCACTATCCGTGCGTGAACATCACTTCGTCACCAAAAGGGAAATGGTATTGTCCACAATGCAGCACTTCTATGAAACGACGAGGCTCACGTAAAAATTAG
- the LOC125948219 gene encoding bromodomain-containing protein DDB_G0280777-like isoform X2: MLYLEDYLEMIEHLPQELRDRFTEMREMDLAVQNNSDTLAKRAKALFTQCRHNELSTDEADSEFANIRNEYYRVLEDADEKVQLAGQMYDLVDRYLRRLDTELYKFKCELEADHNGITEILEKRSLELDNTTSNGNTIQKENRFYDAHGPITPSSANRVDSRHKVKSEKRRNSHASSGFGSFEKRVAATSTPLSIGPSPAGSNSSSSTITTPNVLNPSPGGSVAYNLQTFGAGNAIAAAASQAIAQTQQMQQGRRTASLKASYEAIGAAGSHELLINSELAGATHNAIQAVERESNAFSNQRRQKKKNPNNTVSTGALQMQQPLNPQPAPLHQPTTLLPQQQQSIQLEQATTQHQQLLPTHQHQPQLATNVSTVPSSVGSAVQLQVQPHSKATSHNMPLPHSTQMQQLSLQQQQLLQKAQPLTQGQLPQQPPQLQQQQMKQQSRNLSQQHQLTQPHTVGESLTQSLTQPLPQIRKLPYVPGTAPAKPHQLRQELQQQLLRQQKQIKIPGGPLESESSSLVPQQQSQLSQQQVPNPPQQHLHVQLAQPHVKLQQKPHKQQPIQFQPQQQQQTSNLSSVQSSLTQTQQHLPQTVHQVQQNSQPQMQPISNQQHLPLTQQQQQLKPHHMVKDGKEYFIVQSRALQHQQRVIAVALPKHLQTQHVKKQEQQLQQQHIHQNISQLGCTSSSYQTQQQQQSSTHLLQPQTQQLAMQQQQSVQVGQNLQEQQPHDQIVQPQQQQVAQTSHSITSTAYSQMQQLPSPSTSQLQQHQAVGQTSLLGQQSSGLSSMSSIDTLDPMASASLETIDSGIPLEPESEWSYDPNEPRYCICNQVSYGDMVACDNEGCPFEWFHYPCVNITSSPKGKWYCPQCSTSMKRRGSRKN, from the exons ATGTTGTACCTTGAGGATTACCTGGAGA TGATAGAACATTTGCCGCAGGAGCTACGGGACCGGTTTACAGAGATGCGAGAGATGGATCTTGCCGTTCAAA ATAACAGCGACACCTTGGCAAAACGTGCAAAGGCATTATTCACACAATGTCGTCACAACGAGCTGTCCACCGACGAGGCAGACTCTGAGTTCGCCAATATCAGAAACGAGTATTATCGTGTATTGGAAGATGCCGATGAAAAGGTTCAACTGGCAGGTCAAATGTATGATCTGGTTGACAGGTATTTGCGTCGCCTTGATACTGAGCTTTATAAGTTCAAGTGTGAGCTAGAAGCAGATCACAACGGTATTACTGAAATACTGGAGAAACGGTCGCTTGAGCTAGATAATACTACCAGCAATGGAAACACAATTCAGAAGGAGAACCGATTCTATGACGCTCACGGTCCGATCACCCCATCGTCGGCAAATCGTGTCGATAGTCGCCATAAAGTGAAATCAGAAAAGCGTCGTAATAGCCATGCTTCCTCCGGGTTTGGTTCTTTCGAAAAGCGTGTTGCTGCAACCTCTACACCATTAAGTATTGGCCCATCGCCTGCTGGTTCGAATAGTTCGAGTTCGACTATCACCACCCCCAATGTATTGAATCCATCGCCAGGTGGATCCGTGGCGTACAATTTGCAGACTTTTGGTGCTGGAAATgctattgcagcagcagcatctcaagCAATTGCTCAAACTCAACAAATGCAACAAGGAAGGCGTACCGCAAGTTTAAAGGCGTCCTACGAGGCAATCGGAGCTGCTGGATCTCATGAATTACTGATTAATAGCGAATTGGCTGGTGCAACTCATAATGCAATACAAGCAGTTGAGCGAGAATCGAATGCCTTCTCAAACCAGCGCCgtcaaaaaaagaaaaatcctaACAACACAG TTTCGACAGGAGCTCTTCAAATGCAGCAGCCATTGAATCCTCAACCAGCACCATTACATCAGCCTACGACTCTattaccacaacaacaacaatcaattcAACTGGAGCAAGCAACAACTCAACATCAACAATTGCTTCCcacacatcagcatcaaccCCAGTTAGCAACAAATGTCTCAACGGTACCATCATCAGTTGGCTCAGCAGTGCAGTTGCAAGTTCAACCACATTCAAAAGCGACATCTCATAATATGCCGTTGCCTCACTCGACACAAATGCAACAATTGtctctacagcagcagcagctgctgcaaaaaGCACAGCCACTTACTCAGGGGCAGCTTCCGCAACAACCGCCCCaattacaacaacagcaaatgaAGCAGCAGTCGCGTAATttgtcgcagcagcatcagcttaCCCAGCCCCATACGGTTGGTGAATCGTTGACACAATCATTGACACAGCCACTTCCACAAATACGGAAATTACCATATGTGCCAGGCACTGCCCCAGCGAAACCGCACCAGTTGCGACAAGAACTTCAACAACAGCTGTTGCGACAGCAGAAACAGATAAAGATTCCAGGTGGACCTTTGGAGTCGGAATCGTCCTCGTTggtgccgcagcagcaatcacaatTGTCGCAACAGCAGGTACCAAATCCGCCGCAACAGCATCTGCATGTTCAGTTAGCACAACCACATGTTAAGCTGCAACAAAAACCTCATAAGCAACAACCAATCCAGTTtcaaccacaacagcaacagcagacttCGAATTTATCGTCCGTTCAATCATCACTCACACAAACTCAGCAGCATCTGCCACAAACGGTTCACCAGGTACAACAGAACTCGCAACCACAAATGCAACCGATATCGAACCAGCAGCATCTACCGttaacacagcagcagcagcaattgaaaCCGCATCATATGGTAAAAGATGGAAAGGAGTATTTCATAGTTCAGAGTCGAGCgttgcagcaccaacaacgagTGATAGCTGTGGCTTTACCGAAGCATCTCCAAACACAACATGTCAAAAAACAAgagcagcaactgcaacagcagcatataCATCAGAATATTTCTCAACTGGGCTGTACCTCGTCATCGTATCagactcagcagcagcaacagtcctCAACACATTTGCTACAACCGCAAACGCAGCAGTTGGcaatgcaacagcaacagtctgTACAGGTTGGGCAAAACCTGCAGGAACAACAACCACATGATCAGATTGTtcagccgcaacagcaacaagttgCGCAAACATCTCATTCAATTACATCGACTGCATACTCACAAATGCAACAATTGCCAAGTCCAAGTACATCGCAATTACAACAGCATCAGGCAGTAGGACAAACGTCGTTGCTTGGCCAACAAAGCAGTGGATTAAGCTCTATGTCTTCGATTGATACACTAGATCCTATGGCTAGTGCATCACTGGAAACCATTGATTCCGGAATTCCATTGGAACCGGAGAGCGAGTGGTCGTACGATCCGAATGAGCCGCGCTACTGCATCTGCAATCAGGTTTCATACGGAGATATGGTGGCTTGTGATAATGAAGGG TGTCCATTTGAATGGTTCCACTATCCGTGCGTGAACATCACTTCGTCACCAAAAGGGAAATGGTACTGTCCACAATGCAGCACTTCTATGAAACGACGAGGCTCACGTAAAAATTAG
- the LOC125948219 gene encoding bromodomain-containing protein DDB_G0280777-like isoform X5 has translation MLYLEDYLEMIEHLPQELRDRFTEMREMDLAVQNNSDTLAKRAKALFTQCRHNELSTDEADSEFANIRNEYYRVLEDADEKVQLAGQMYDLVDRYLRRLDTELYKFKCELEADHNGITEILEKRSLELDNTTSNGNTIQKENRFYDAHGPITPSSANRVDSRHKVKSEKRRNSHASSGFGSFEKRVAATSTPLSIGPSPAGSNSSSSTITTPNVLNPSPGGSVAYNLQTFGAGNAIAAAASQAIAQTQQMQQGRRTASLKASYEAIGAAGSHELLINSELAGATHNAIQAVERESNAFSNQRRQKKKNPNNTGALQMQQPLNPQPAPLHQPTTLLPQQQQSIQLEQATTQHQQLLPTHQHQPQLATNVSTVPSSVGSAVQLQVQPHSKATSHNMPLPHSTQMQQLSLQQQQLLQKAQPLTQGQLPQQPPQLQQQQMKQQSRNLSQQHQLTQPHTVGESLTQSLTQPLPQIRKLPYVPGTAPAKPHQLRQELQQQLLRQQKQIKIPGGPLESESSSLVPQQQSQLSQQQVPNPPQQHLHVQLAQPHVKLQQKPHKQQPIQFQPQQQQQTSNLSSVQSSLTQTQQHLPQTVHQVQQNSQPQMQPISNQQHLPLTQQQQQLKPHHMVKDGKEYFIVQSRALQHQQRVIAVALPKHLQTQHVKKQEQQLQQQHIHQNISQLGCTSSSYQTQQQQQSSTHLLQPQTQQLAMQQQQSVQVGQNLQEQQPHDQIVQPQQQQVAQTSHSITSTAYSQMQQLPSPSTSQLQQHQAVGQTSLLGQQSSGLSSMSSIDTLDPMASASLETIDSGIPLEPESEWSYDPNEPRYCICNQVSYGDMVACDNEGCPFEWFHYPCVNITSSPKGKWYCPQCSTSMKRRGSRKN, from the exons ATGTTGTACCTTGAGGATTACCTGGAGA TGATAGAACATTTGCCGCAGGAGCTACGGGACCGGTTTACAGAGATGCGAGAGATGGATCTTGCCGTTCAAA ATAACAGCGACACCTTGGCAAAACGTGCAAAGGCATTATTCACACAATGTCGTCACAACGAGCTGTCCACCGACGAGGCAGACTCTGAGTTCGCCAATATCAGAAACGAGTATTATCGTGTATTGGAAGATGCCGATGAAAAGGTTCAACTGGCAGGTCAAATGTATGATCTGGTTGACAGGTATTTGCGTCGCCTTGATACTGAGCTTTATAAGTTCAAGTGTGAGCTAGAAGCAGATCACAACGGTATTACTGAAATACTGGAGAAACGGTCGCTTGAGCTAGATAATACTACCAGCAATGGAAACACAATTCAGAAGGAGAACCGATTCTATGACGCTCACGGTCCGATCACCCCATCGTCGGCAAATCGTGTCGATAGTCGCCATAAAGTGAAATCAGAAAAGCGTCGTAATAGCCATGCTTCCTCCGGGTTTGGTTCTTTCGAAAAGCGTGTTGCTGCAACCTCTACACCATTAAGTATTGGCCCATCGCCTGCTGGTTCGAATAGTTCGAGTTCGACTATCACCACCCCCAATGTATTGAATCCATCGCCAGGTGGATCCGTGGCGTACAATTTGCAGACTTTTGGTGCTGGAAATgctattgcagcagcagcatctcaagCAATTGCTCAAACTCAACAAATGCAACAAGGAAGGCGTACCGCAAGTTTAAAGGCGTCCTACGAGGCAATCGGAGCTGCTGGATCTCATGAATTACTGATTAATAGCGAATTGGCTGGTGCAACTCATAATGCAATACAAGCAGTTGAGCGAGAATCGAATGCCTTCTCAAACCAGCGCCgtcaaaaaaagaaaaatcctaACAACACAG GAGCTCTTCAAATGCAGCAGCCATTGAATCCTCAACCAGCACCATTACATCAGCCTACGACTCTattaccacaacaacaacaatcaattcAACTGGAGCAAGCAACAACTCAACATCAACAATTGCTTCCcacacatcagcatcaaccCCAGTTAGCAACAAATGTCTCAACGGTACCATCATCAGTTGGCTCAGCAGTGCAGTTGCAAGTTCAACCACATTCAAAAGCGACATCTCATAATATGCCGTTGCCTCACTCGACACAAATGCAACAATTGtctctacagcagcagcagctgctgcaaaaaGCACAGCCACTTACTCAGGGGCAGCTTCCGCAACAACCGCCCCaattacaacaacagcaaatgaAGCAGCAGTCGCGTAATttgtcgcagcagcatcagcttaCCCAGCCCCATACGGTTGGTGAATCGTTGACACAATCATTGACACAGCCACTTCCACAAATACGGAAATTACCATATGTGCCAGGCACTGCCCCAGCGAAACCGCACCAGTTGCGACAAGAACTTCAACAACAGCTGTTGCGACAGCAGAAACAGATAAAGATTCCAGGTGGACCTTTGGAGTCGGAATCGTCCTCGTTggtgccgcagcagcaatcacaatTGTCGCAACAGCAGGTACCAAATCCGCCGCAACAGCATCTGCATGTTCAGTTAGCACAACCACATGTTAAGCTGCAACAAAAACCTCATAAGCAACAACCAATCCAGTTtcaaccacaacagcaacagcagacttCGAATTTATCGTCCGTTCAATCATCACTCACACAAACTCAGCAGCATCTGCCACAAACGGTTCACCAGGTACAACAGAACTCGCAACCACAAATGCAACCGATATCGAACCAGCAGCATCTACCGttaacacagcagcagcagcaattgaaaCCGCATCATATGGTAAAAGATGGAAAGGAGTATTTCATAGTTCAGAGTCGAGCgttgcagcaccaacaacgagTGATAGCTGTGGCTTTACCGAAGCATCTCCAAACACAACATGTCAAAAAACAAgagcagcaactgcaacagcagcatataCATCAGAATATTTCTCAACTGGGCTGTACCTCGTCATCGTATCagactcagcagcagcaacagtcctCAACACATTTGCTACAACCGCAAACGCAGCAGTTGGcaatgcaacagcaacagtctgTACAGGTTGGGCAAAACCTGCAGGAACAACAACCACATGATCAGATTGTtcagccgcaacagcaacaagttgCGCAAACATCTCATTCAATTACATCGACTGCATACTCACAAATGCAACAATTGCCAAGTCCAAGTACATCGCAATTACAACAGCATCAGGCAGTAGGACAAACGTCGTTGCTTGGCCAACAAAGCAGTGGATTAAGCTCTATGTCTTCGATTGATACACTAGATCCTATGGCTAGTGCATCACTGGAAACCATTGATTCCGGAATTCCATTGGAACCGGAGAGCGAGTGGTCGTACGATCCGAATGAGCCGCGCTACTGCATCTGCAATCAGGTTTCATACGGAGATATGGTGGCTTGTGATAATGAAGGG TGTCCATTTGAATGGTTCCACTATCCGTGCGTGAACATCACTTCGTCACCAAAAGGGAAATGGTACTGTCCACAATGCAGCACTTCTATGAAACGACGAGGCTCACGTAAAAATTAG
- the LOC125948219 gene encoding bromodomain-containing protein DDB_G0280777-like isoform X3 has protein sequence MLYLEDYLEMIEHLPQELRDRFTEMREMDLAVQNNSDTLAKRAKALFTQCRHNELSTDEADSEFANIRNEYYRVLEDADEKVQLAGQMYDLVDRYLRRLDTELYKFKCELEADHNGITEILEKRSLELDNTTSNGNTIQKENRFYDAHGPITPSSANRVDSRHKVKSEKRRNSHASSGFGSFEKRVAATSTPLSIGPSPAGSNSSSSTITTPNVLNPSPGGSVAYNLQTFGAGNAIAAAASQAIAQTQQMQQGRRTASLKASYEAIGAAGSHELLINSELAGATHNAIQAVERESNAFSNQRRQKKKNPNNTGALQMQQPLTPQPAPLHQPTTLLPQQQQSIQLEQATTQHQQQLLPTHQHQPQLATNVSTVPSSVGSAVQLQVQPHSKATSHNMPLPHSTQMQQLSLQQQQLLQKAQPLTQGQLPQQPPQLQQQQMKQQSRNLSQQHQLTQPHTVGESLTQSLTQPLPQIRKLPYVPGTAPAKPHQLRQELQQQLLRQQKQIKIPGGPLESESSSLVPQQQSQLSQQQVPNPPQQHLHVQLAQPHVKLQQKPHKQQPIQFQPQQQQQTSNLSSVQSSLTQTQQHLPQTVHQVQQNSQPQMQPISNQQHLPLTQQQQQLKPHHMVKDGKEYFIVQSRALQHQQRVIAVALPKHLQTQHVKKQEQQLQQQHIHQNISQLGCTSSSYQTQQQQQSSTHLLQPQTQQLAMQQQQSVQVGQNLQEQQPHGQIVQPQQQQVAQTSHSITSTAYSQMQQLPSPSTSQLQQHQAVGQTSLLGQQSSGLSSMSSIDTLDPMASASLETIDSGIPLEPESEWSYDPNEPRYCICNQVSYGDMVACDNEGCPFEWFHYPCVNITSSPKGKWYCPQCSTSMKRRGSRKN, from the exons ATGTTGTACCTTGAGGATTACCTGGAGA TGATAGAACATTTGCCGCAGGAGCTACGGGACCGGTTTACAGAGATGCGAGAGATGGATCTTGCCGTTCAAA ATAACAGCGACACCTTGGCAAAACGTGCAAAGGCATTATTCACACAATGTCGTCACAACGAGCTGTCCACCGACGAGGCAGACTCTGAGTTCGCCAATATCAGAAACGAGTATTATCGTGTATTGGAAGATGCCGATGAAAAGGTTCAACTGGCAGGTCAAATGTATGATCTGGTTGACAGGTATTTGCGTCGCCTTGATACTGAGCTTTATAAGTTCAAGTGTGAGCTAGAAGCAGATCACAACGGTATTACTGAAATACTGGAGAAACGGTCGCTTGAGCTAGATAATACTACCAGCAATGGAAACACAATTCAGAAGGAGAACCGATTCTATGACGCTCACGGTCCGATCACCCCATCGTCGGCAAATCGTGTCGATAGTCGCCATAAAGTGAAATCAGAAAAGCGTCGTAATAGCCATGCTTCCTCCGGGTTTGGTTCTTTCGAAAAGCGTGTTGCTGCAACCTCTACACCATTAAGTATTGGCCCATCGCCTGCTGGTTCGAATAGTTCGAGTTCGACTATCACCACCCCCAATGTATTGAATCCATCGCCAGGTGGATCCGTGGCGTACAATTTGCAGACTTTTGGTGCTGGAAATgctattgcagcagcagcatctcaagCAATTGCTCAAACTCAACAAATGCAACAAGGAAGGCGTACCGCAAGTTTAAAGGCGTCCTACGAGGCAATCGGAGCTGCTGGATCTCATGAATTACTGATTAATAGCGAATTGGCTGGTGCAACTCATAATGCAATACAAGCAGTTGAGCGAGAATCGAATGCCTTCTCAAACCAGCGCCgtcaaaaaaagaaaaatcctaACAACACAG GAGCTCTTCAAATGCAGCAGCCATTGACTCCTCAACCAGCACCATTACATCAGCCTACGACTCTattaccacaacaacaacaatcaattcAACTGGAGCAAGCAACaactcaacatcaacaacaattgcTTCCcacacatcagcatcaaccCCAGTTAGCAACAAATGTCTCAACGGTACCATCATCAGTTGGCTCAGCAGTGCAGTTGCAAGTTCAACCACATTCAAAAGCGACATCTCATAATATGCCGTTGCCTCACTCGACACAAATGCAACAATTGtctctacagcagcagcagctgctgcaaaaaGCACAGCCACTTACTCAGGGGCAGCTTCCGCAACAACCGCCCCaattacaacaacagcaaatgaAGCAGCAGTCGCGTAATttgtcgcagcagcatcagcttaCCCAGCCCCATACGGTTGGTGAATCGTTGACACAATCATTGACACAGCCACTTCCACAAATACGGAAATTACCATATGTGCCAGGCACTGCCCCAGCGAAACCGCACCAGTTGCGACAAGAACTTCAACAACAGCTGTTGCGACAGCAGAAACAGATAAAGATTCCAGGTGGACCTTTGGAGTCGGAATCGTCCTCGTTggtgccgcagcagcaatcacaatTGTCGCAACAGCAGGTACCAAATCCGCCGCAACAGCATCTGCATGTTCAGTTAGCACAACCACATGTTAAGCTGCAACAAAAACCTCATAAGCAACAACCAATCCAGTTtcaaccacaacagcaacagcagacttCGAATTTATCGTCCGTTCAATCATCACTCACACAAACTCAGCAGCATCTGCCACAAACGGTTCACCAGGTACAACAGAACTCGCAACCACAAATGCAACCGATATCGAACCAGCAGCATCTACCGttaacacagcagcagcagcaattgaaaCCGCATCATATGGTAAAAGATGGAAAGGAGTATTTCATAGTTCAGAGTCGAGCattgcagcaccaacaacgagTGATAGCTGTGGCTTTACCGAAGCATCTCCAAACACAACATGTCAAAAAACAAgagcagcaactgcaacagcagcatataCATCAGAATATTTCTCAACTGGGCTGTACCTCGTCATCGTATCagactcagcagcagcaacagtcctCAACACATTTGCTACAACCGCAAACGCAGCAGTTGGcaatgcaacagcaacagtctgTACAGGTTGGGCAAAACCTGCAGGAACAACAACCACATGGTCAGATTGTtcagccgcaacagcaacaagttgCGCAAACATCTCATTCAATTACATCGACTGCATACTCACAAATGCAACAATTGCCAAGTCCAAGTACATCGCAATTACAACAGCATCAGGCAGTAGGACAAACGTCGTTGCTTGGCCAACAAAGCAGTGGATTAAGCTCTATGTCTTCGATTGATACACTAGATCCTATGGCTAGTGCATCACTGGAAACCATTGATTCCGGAATTCCATTGGAACCGGAGAGCGAGTGGTCGTACGATCCGAATGAGCCGCGCTACTGCATCTGCAATCAGGTTTCATACGGAGATATGGTGGCTTGTGATAATGAAGGG TGTCCATTTGAATGGTTCCACTATCCGTGCGTGAACATCACTTCGTCACCAAAAGGGAAATGGTACTGTCCACAATGCAGCACTTCTATGAAACGACGAGGCTCACGTAAAAATTAG